In one Brevibacillus composti genomic region, the following are encoded:
- a CDS encoding AAA family ATPase yields MQRLKLITGEKDEKVFQWGKTMEHKLDLIALLAYIDPAQLTYQEWLSVGMALKYEGYTAADWDNWSKRDPARYHPGECFKKWTTFEGAGTPVTGATITQMAKDNGWVPRSDRDGRELGWDDEIAGDYVVVDKNWIEGKEIHEPAVWNPVQQLTTYLQTLFEASENVGYVTESWQDDDGKYLPTKGAWDRTAGELIELLHMCEGDIGAVLGDYNPAAGAWIRFNPLDGKGVKNENVTEFRYALVESDTMDIEKQHAIMRELELPIAVLVYSGGKSLHAIVRVEAANYDEYRKRVDYLYNVCKKNGLNIDNQNRNPSRLSRMPGVERNGKKQFIVDTNIGKASWAEWHEWIEGINDDLPDPESLANYWDNMPSLAPPLIEGVLRQGHKMLMAGPSKAGKSFALIELSIAIAEGERWLGWKCTQGRVLYVNLELDSASALDRFKSVYQALGLEPRNIDKIDIWNLRGKSVPMDKLAPKLIRRAAKKGYIAVIIDPIYKVLTGDENSADQMAHFTNQFDKIATELGASVIYCHHHSKGAQGGKKSMDRASGSGVFARDPDALIDLVELDVTEDLLKQEENKAVCAAYQQLFEKFNPDYLDEHVSQDDLLSARAMEDHAKRAIPAHLNAAQESIKQAVKSVRIRTAWRVEGTLREYPKFEPINMWFQYPIHKVDEVGSLKDIEPEGEAPAWKKAAEKRKSSAQKERRSKAEQFEDAVNNCNFGEPPTVKDVVEWFGKSGKEVSERTVRDWIKKYGYALQDGLIVKDDGADHD; encoded by the coding sequence ATGCAAAGACTCAAGCTAATAACAGGAGAAAAAGACGAAAAAGTCTTTCAGTGGGGTAAAACCATGGAGCACAAACTCGATCTTATTGCACTGCTGGCCTATATCGACCCAGCTCAATTGACATACCAGGAGTGGCTTAGTGTAGGCATGGCCCTCAAATACGAGGGCTATACCGCAGCTGACTGGGATAACTGGAGCAAACGTGATCCGGCCCGGTACCATCCCGGTGAGTGCTTCAAAAAGTGGACGACGTTCGAAGGGGCTGGCACACCTGTTACGGGGGCAACGATCACGCAGATGGCCAAGGACAACGGCTGGGTGCCACGTTCTGATCGAGATGGCCGGGAACTCGGATGGGATGACGAGATAGCTGGCGATTACGTGGTGGTCGATAAGAACTGGATCGAGGGCAAGGAGATCCACGAGCCAGCCGTTTGGAACCCAGTGCAGCAATTGACCACATACCTGCAGACGCTCTTCGAGGCATCTGAAAATGTCGGCTACGTTACGGAATCGTGGCAAGACGATGACGGTAAGTACCTACCCACCAAAGGGGCGTGGGACCGAACTGCCGGCGAGCTGATTGAACTGCTACATATGTGCGAAGGTGACATCGGAGCAGTGCTCGGTGACTATAATCCAGCAGCCGGTGCGTGGATCCGGTTCAACCCGCTGGATGGCAAAGGCGTCAAAAACGAAAACGTGACCGAATTCCGGTACGCCTTGGTCGAGTCCGATACCATGGACATTGAAAAGCAGCATGCGATCATGCGCGAGCTGGAGCTGCCAATAGCTGTCCTCGTATACAGCGGCGGGAAGAGTCTCCACGCCATCGTGCGAGTGGAAGCAGCCAACTACGACGAGTACCGCAAACGGGTGGACTACCTGTATAACGTCTGCAAAAAGAATGGGCTGAATATCGACAACCAAAATCGCAATCCATCCAGGCTGTCGCGAATGCCGGGCGTCGAGAGGAACGGGAAAAAGCAATTCATCGTCGACACCAACATCGGGAAAGCGAGCTGGGCCGAATGGCACGAATGGATCGAGGGCATCAACGACGATCTGCCAGATCCAGAGAGCTTGGCGAACTATTGGGATAACATGCCGTCATTGGCTCCGCCGTTAATTGAGGGTGTGCTCCGGCAAGGCCATAAAATGCTGATGGCTGGGCCGTCGAAGGCCGGCAAGTCTTTTGCCTTGATTGAGCTTTCCATAGCCATTGCCGAGGGAGAGCGATGGTTGGGCTGGAAGTGCACGCAGGGGCGAGTCCTCTACGTGAATCTGGAGTTGGATAGCGCGAGTGCGCTTGATCGCTTCAAAAGTGTCTATCAAGCACTGGGACTGGAGCCAAGGAACATTGATAAGATTGACATCTGGAATTTGCGCGGGAAATCAGTCCCGATGGACAAGCTGGCGCCGAAGCTGATCCGGCGCGCGGCCAAAAAAGGCTATATCGCCGTCATCATCGACCCAATCTATAAGGTCTTGACTGGTGATGAGAACAGCGCGGACCAGATGGCGCACTTTACCAACCAGTTTGACAAGATCGCGACAGAGCTGGGAGCCAGCGTCATCTACTGCCACCACCATTCAAAAGGTGCCCAAGGGGGCAAAAAGTCCATGGACCGCGCAAGCGGCAGCGGCGTATTTGCCCGCGACCCAGACGCGCTCATCGACCTTGTGGAGTTAGATGTTACGGAGGATCTGCTCAAGCAGGAGGAAAACAAGGCCGTTTGCGCGGCGTACCAGCAACTCTTTGAAAAATTCAATCCAGACTATTTGGATGAACATGTATCCCAAGATGATTTGTTGAGCGCCAGGGCGATGGAAGACCACGCTAAACGGGCAATACCGGCACATTTGAATGCAGCGCAGGAAAGCATCAAGCAGGCCGTGAAGAGCGTTCGCATCCGGACAGCATGGCGCGTAGAGGGCACATTGCGAGAGTACCCGAAATTCGAGCCCATCAATATGTGGTTCCAGTATCCGATCCATAAGGTGGACGAGGTGGGCAGCCTGAAGGACATCGAGCCGGAAGGGGAAGCCCCGGCGTGGAAGAAGGCAGCAGAAAAGCGAAAATCGTCAGCCCAAAAGGAACGCCGGAGCAAAGCCGAGCAGTTTGAAGACGCGGTGAACAATTGTAATTTCGGGGAACCACCGACAGTAAAAGATGTTGTCGAATGGTTTGGAAAATCTGGCAAAGAGGTGTCTGAGCGGACTGTGAGAGACTGGATCAAAAAGTACGGATATGCTTTGCAAGATGGTTTGATCGTAAAAGACGATGGCGCAGATCATGATTAA
- a CDS encoding RusA family crossover junction endodeoxyribonuclease, giving the protein MTTEFFMPMKKVPTITHQQKQVTVVHGKPVFYEPAELKAARTKLMAHLGQHVPEKAYTRPVRLIVKWCFPISGKRQDGEYKATRPDIDNSQKLLFDCMTDLKFWKDDALVVSLIAEKFWARLPGIYIRIEEV; this is encoded by the coding sequence ATGACGACTGAATTCTTCATGCCGATGAAAAAAGTGCCGACAATCACGCATCAGCAAAAACAGGTTACGGTCGTGCACGGCAAGCCGGTATTCTACGAACCGGCAGAGTTGAAGGCAGCCAGAACAAAGCTGATGGCACACCTTGGGCAGCACGTTCCAGAGAAGGCGTATACCAGGCCTGTCAGGTTAATTGTGAAATGGTGTTTTCCGATCTCAGGCAAGCGCCAGGATGGGGAGTATAAGGCGACTCGCCCAGACATCGATAACAGCCAGAAGTTGCTGTTTGACTGCATGACGGATTTGAAGTTCTGGAAGGATGACGCCCTGGTGGTCAGCTTGATCGCGGAAAAGTTTTGGGCCAGGCTTCCGGGAATCTATATCCGGATCGAAGAGGTTTAG
- a CDS encoding sigma-70 family RNA polymerase sigma factor, giving the protein MNIVQKDVDALVQDNLSFVHFILKKYYPPEGYDYDDLYQIGCIGLVKAAKKFDPSLGYQFTTYAAYWIENELKKMIRTQKAVKRTGDVFSMDWTGEDEDGSLAELLANYDSVEEEVEAKWLFSELIRQEPAITMLALQGYTQKEIGRKLGMSQVSVSRKLLNMRKATAAMC; this is encoded by the coding sequence ATGAACATAGTGCAAAAAGATGTTGATGCTTTAGTTCAAGACAATTTGTCTTTCGTTCATTTTATCCTGAAAAAATACTATCCGCCTGAGGGGTATGATTACGACGATCTTTACCAAATCGGATGCATCGGGCTTGTTAAAGCGGCAAAGAAATTTGATCCGTCCTTGGGCTATCAATTCACCACTTACGCAGCATATTGGATCGAAAACGAGCTCAAGAAAATGATTCGCACGCAAAAAGCCGTAAAAAGAACAGGGGATGTCTTTTCAATGGACTGGACCGGTGAAGATGAAGACGGATCCCTCGCCGAATTGCTGGCAAACTACGATTCGGTGGAAGAAGAGGTTGAAGCAAAATGGCTGTTCTCCGAATTGATTCGTCAGGAGCCAGCCATTACGATGCTAGCCTTACAGGGGTACACCCAGAAGGAGATCGGGCGTAAGTTGGGGATGAGCCAAGTTAGTGTTTCGAGAAAATTGCTAAACATGAGAAAAGCTACAGCAGCTATGTGCTGA